From the genome of Winogradskyella forsetii, one region includes:
- a CDS encoding glycoside hydrolase family 95 protein, which translates to MMRKSILIIFFICCLQAISQDTDGLKLWYNVPSGDTWENALPIGNGFQAAMVYGNVEKEIFQLNETTVWSGSPNRNDNPNALEALPKVRKLIFEGDYKAAENLANEKIITKKSHGQMFQPVGNLELTFTDHDDFSNYYRELDIEKAIAKTSYMVGGVTYTREAFISFPDRVMVIKLSADKPGKIAFSAALTSQHIKQNITVNGKNELSLWGTTSDHDGVEGKVEFNALARIKTDGGIITNTDNSLNIEKANSVLIFVSIASNFNNYKDISGDENQRAKDFIDKAFDKSFDTMKAEHIAAYQKYFNRVKLDLGTTEASKFPTDERLKNFNTTEDPSFVTLYYQFGRYLLISSSQPGGQPANLQGIWNGSMKPAWDSKYTININTEMNYWPAEKTNLSEMHEPLLKMILELSETGKETAKVMYGADGWLAHHNTDIWRITGPIDGSFWGIWNGGGGWLSQHLWERYLYTGDKKYLESVYPAIKGAAEFYVDFLVEHPKYKWLVVAPGNSPENAPKEHQGASITAGSTMDNQLVFDVFSATINAAKALGEDKDLIEKLEGLKKRLPPMQIGKHNQLQEWLDDVDSPTDKHRHISHLYGLYPSNQISPYRNPKLFAAAKNTLLQRGDVSTGWSMGWKVNWWAKMQDGNHAYQLIQNQLTPLGTVKGGGGTYNNLFDAHPPFQIDGNFGCTSGITEMLMQSSDGAIHLIPALPDNFKNGMISGLKTKGGFTIEDMVWKNGQLLSVKITSNLGGNLRLRIPNEMQFESGNKLNKASGENPNSFFLVPKIKDPVISGASTIQPLQLKKTFLYDIPTEKGNSYRFVLK; encoded by the coding sequence ATGATGAGAAAAAGCATCCTGATAATATTTTTTATATGTTGCCTTCAAGCAATTAGTCAGGATACAGACGGCTTAAAGCTATGGTACAATGTGCCATCTGGCGACACCTGGGAAAATGCACTACCAATAGGTAATGGTTTTCAAGCTGCCATGGTTTATGGTAATGTAGAAAAAGAAATTTTTCAACTAAATGAAACGACTGTGTGGAGTGGAAGTCCTAACAGAAACGACAATCCCAATGCTTTGGAAGCTTTACCTAAAGTTAGAAAATTAATTTTTGAAGGTGACTATAAAGCAGCTGAAAACTTAGCAAATGAGAAAATAATCACCAAAAAATCGCATGGACAAATGTTTCAGCCTGTTGGGAATTTGGAACTTACTTTTACGGATCATGATGATTTTTCTAATTATTATAGAGAACTTGATATTGAAAAAGCCATTGCCAAAACTAGTTATATGGTTGGTGGTGTAACGTACACCAGAGAAGCTTTCATTTCTTTTCCAGACAGAGTTATGGTTATAAAGCTTTCAGCAGATAAACCAGGAAAAATAGCTTTTTCAGCAGCACTTACCAGTCAACACATTAAACAGAACATTACAGTTAATGGTAAAAATGAATTATCGCTTTGGGGAACTACTAGCGATCATGATGGTGTGGAAGGAAAAGTTGAGTTTAATGCACTGGCTAGAATAAAGACTGATGGCGGAATTATTACGAATACAGATAACTCATTAAACATTGAAAAAGCTAATAGTGTTTTAATCTTTGTTTCAATTGCGTCCAACTTCAATAATTATAAAGATATCAGCGGTGATGAAAATCAACGTGCAAAAGATTTTATAGATAAAGCTTTTGATAAGAGTTTTGATACTATGAAAGCTGAACATATTGCTGCCTATCAAAAATACTTTAACCGTGTTAAACTTGATTTAGGAACAACTGAAGCAAGTAAATTTCCAACTGACGAACGACTTAAAAATTTCAATACTACAGAAGACCCTTCTTTTGTTACTTTATACTATCAATTCGGTAGGTATTTATTGATTTCTTCATCACAACCAGGTGGTCAACCAGCAAATCTGCAAGGTATCTGGAATGGAAGTATGAAACCTGCTTGGGATAGTAAATATACCATCAATATTAATACAGAAATGAATTATTGGCCAGCCGAGAAAACCAATCTTTCGGAGATGCATGAGCCACTTTTAAAAATGATTCTAGAACTTTCTGAAACTGGAAAGGAAACCGCAAAAGTGATGTATGGTGCTGATGGTTGGTTGGCGCATCATAATACTGATATTTGGCGAATTACAGGACCAATTGATGGTTCTTTTTGGGGTATTTGGAATGGTGGTGGAGGTTGGTTAAGTCAACATTTATGGGAACGTTATTTATACACAGGTGATAAAAAATATCTAGAATCTGTGTATCCTGCAATAAAAGGTGCTGCAGAGTTTTATGTTGATTTTTTAGTTGAACATCCAAAGTATAAATGGCTGGTAGTTGCGCCTGGAAATTCTCCTGAAAATGCACCAAAAGAACATCAAGGAGCATCCATAACAGCTGGTTCAACAATGGATAATCAATTGGTTTTTGATGTTTTTTCAGCAACCATTAACGCTGCTAAAGCACTTGGAGAAGACAAAGATTTAATCGAGAAACTAGAAGGCTTGAAAAAAAGATTACCGCCAATGCAAATTGGCAAACATAACCAGTTACAAGAATGGTTAGATGATGTTGACAGTCCAACAGATAAACACAGACACATTTCTCATTTGTACGGATTATATCCTTCAAACCAAATTTCCCCTTATAGAAACCCGAAGCTTTTTGCAGCAGCAAAAAATACACTTTTACAACGTGGTGATGTGTCTACAGGCTGGAGTATGGGCTGGAAAGTAAATTGGTGGGCAAAAATGCAAGATGGTAATCATGCTTATCAATTAATTCAAAATCAACTGACACCTTTAGGTACTGTAAAAGGTGGTGGTGGAACTTATAATAACCTTTTTGATGCGCATCCACCATTCCAAATTGATGGGAATTTCGGTTGTACATCAGGCATTACGGAAATGTTGATGCAAAGCTCAGATGGCGCCATTCATTTAATACCAGCATTACCAGATAATTTTAAAAATGGTATGATTAGTGGTTTAAAAACAAAAGGTGGTTTTACAATTGAGGATATGGTCTGGAAAAACGGACAGCTACTTTCAGTAAAAATCACATCCAATCTTGGTGGGAATCTGCGCTTGCGAATACCTAATGAAATGCAATTCGAATCTGGAAATAAATTAAATAAAGCTTCAGGAGAAAATCCGAATTCATTTTTTTTAGTTCCTAAAATTAAAGACCCAGTCATTTCCGGAGCATCCACGATTCAACCGTTACAATTAAAAAAAACGTTCTTATATGATATTCCTACTGAAAAAGGTAATTCATATAGGTTCGTTTTAAAATGA
- a CDS encoding aldose epimerase family protein has protein sequence MKKSKALFYCFVFAFIASVNIQCKESKKEETTEKEESMVEENLPIVKSEFGKTNDSTTVQQYTLKNSNGVELNVITYGGRITSLKVPNKDGKLENVVLGHDTMEGYLRDDNPFFGALIGRFGNRIAKGKFTLDGKEYNLETNDGANHLHGGVLGFDRVIWKVTPMEGKEDSALKLTYLSKDGEEGYPGNLEVTVIYTLTKDNALEVSYEATTDKTTVINLTQHAYFNLTGDFSKDILNHDVVIDADTYLPVDETLIPTGEIRKVEGTPFDFTSAKKVGKEIGSDNEQLKRGQGYDHCWVLNGEKGDMRFVASAYDESSGRFMEILSTEPAIQFYTGNFLDGTLPNPNGGTYAHRTGFCLETQHYPDSPNQEAFPTTVLHPDETYSTKTTFKFSIK, from the coding sequence ATGAAAAAATCAAAAGCGCTCTTTTATTGCTTTGTGTTTGCTTTTATAGCAAGTGTTAACATTCAATGTAAAGAATCAAAAAAAGAAGAAACCACTGAAAAAGAAGAGAGTATGGTAGAAGAGAACTTGCCTATAGTGAAATCGGAATTTGGTAAAACAAATGATAGTACTACAGTACAACAATACACCTTAAAAAACAGCAATGGTGTAGAGTTAAACGTTATTACTTACGGTGGTAGAATTACATCTTTAAAAGTGCCAAATAAAGACGGTAAATTAGAGAATGTCGTTTTGGGTCATGACACTATGGAAGGTTATTTGCGAGATGACAATCCGTTTTTTGGGGCATTAATTGGTCGTTTCGGTAACCGAATTGCTAAGGGCAAATTCACTTTAGATGGCAAAGAATATAACTTAGAGACTAATGATGGGGCCAACCATTTACACGGTGGTGTTTTAGGTTTTGATCGTGTTATTTGGAAAGTAACACCTATGGAGGGCAAAGAAGATTCAGCCTTAAAACTAACCTATTTGAGTAAAGACGGTGAAGAAGGCTATCCAGGAAATCTAGAAGTTACGGTAATTTATACACTTACAAAAGATAATGCCTTGGAGGTTTCCTATGAAGCCACAACAGATAAAACTACGGTTATTAATTTAACGCAACATGCGTATTTTAACTTAACAGGAGATTTTTCAAAAGACATTTTAAATCACGATGTTGTGATAGATGCAGATACGTATTTACCAGTTGATGAAACCCTAATTCCAACTGGTGAGATCAGAAAAGTTGAAGGCACACCTTTCGATTTCACTTCAGCAAAAAAAGTAGGAAAAGAAATTGGTTCAGATAATGAGCAGTTAAAACGTGGACAAGGTTACGACCATTGTTGGGTTTTAAATGGAGAAAAAGGGGATATGCGTTTTGTAGCATCAGCATATGATGAAAGTAGCGGACGTTTTATGGAAATTTTATCAACGGAACCAGCAATTCAGTTTTACACAGGAAACTTTTTAGATGGTACCTTACCAAACCCTAATGGTGGAACGTATGCACACAGAACTGGTTTCTGTTTAGAAACACAGCATTATCCAGATTCACCAAATCAAGAAGCATTTCCAACCACAGTTTTACATCCAGATGAGACGTATTCGACAAAAACAACATTTAAATTTTCGATAAAGTAA
- the araA gene encoding L-arabinose isomerase, producing MIDISNKEVWFITGSQDLYGKETLKQVAQNSTEIAKALNDSALIPVKVIFKPTVKSSDEIFETLTAANHEKNCIGIITWMHTFSPAKMWIRGLTALQKPMCHLHTQFNRDIPWNSIDMDFMNLNQAAHGDREFGFMVSRLRKNRKVVVGHWSTELVQKKIGDWTRVAAGWDDWQGAKFARFGDNMRFVAVTDGDKVEAETKFGFSVNTYAVGDLVAVINSISDNAINKLVKEYEASYSMAESLLEGGKNRQSLLEAARIELGLEKFLVDGGFKGFTDTFEDLYGMKQLPGLPVQRLMQKGYGFAGEGDWKTAALTRAMKVMGYGLTGGNAFMEDYTLHLDPSDPKILGSHMLEVDPVLAGDKPSCEIHPLGIGGKEDPVRLVFNGKAGDSLVAALMDFGNRFRLLINKTVGEEVTEALPKLPVARVMWKPLPDFETACTAWILGGGAHHTCYSENLSVEQLEDFAEMAGIEALVIDEDTTVRNFKQSIKANEAYYMFY from the coding sequence ATGATAGATATTTCAAATAAGGAAGTTTGGTTTATAACAGGAAGCCAGGATTTATATGGTAAAGAAACATTAAAACAAGTCGCTCAGAACTCAACCGAAATTGCAAAAGCCTTAAACGACTCTGCACTAATACCAGTAAAAGTTATCTTTAAGCCAACCGTAAAGTCTTCTGATGAGATTTTCGAAACTTTAACGGCTGCAAACCATGAGAAGAATTGTATTGGTATCATTACTTGGATGCATACGTTTTCACCAGCAAAAATGTGGATTAGAGGCTTAACAGCGCTCCAAAAACCAATGTGTCATCTACATACTCAATTTAATAGAGACATTCCATGGAATTCGATTGATATGGATTTTATGAACTTAAATCAGGCCGCACATGGCGACCGCGAATTTGGGTTTATGGTGAGTCGTTTACGTAAAAACAGAAAGGTTGTCGTTGGGCATTGGTCTACAGAATTAGTTCAGAAGAAAATTGGAGATTGGACACGCGTAGCTGCTGGTTGGGATGATTGGCAAGGTGCCAAATTTGCTCGTTTCGGTGACAATATGCGTTTTGTTGCAGTTACCGATGGTGATAAAGTTGAGGCCGAAACAAAGTTCGGGTTTTCAGTAAATACATATGCTGTTGGAGATTTGGTGGCAGTTATTAATTCAATTTCAGATAACGCTATAAACAAACTTGTTAAAGAATATGAAGCTTCGTATAGCATGGCGGAATCACTTCTTGAAGGAGGAAAAAACAGACAGTCTTTACTTGAGGCGGCACGCATAGAATTAGGTCTTGAAAAATTCCTGGTTGATGGTGGTTTCAAAGGTTTTACAGATACATTTGAAGATCTATATGGAATGAAACAATTACCAGGTCTACCAGTACAACGATTAATGCAAAAAGGGTATGGTTTTGCTGGTGAAGGTGACTGGAAAACAGCCGCATTAACTCGAGCTATGAAAGTTATGGGGTATGGATTAACAGGAGGTAATGCCTTTATGGAAGATTACACCTTACATTTAGATCCTTCCGATCCTAAAATTTTAGGGTCGCATATGTTAGAGGTAGATCCTGTTTTGGCTGGCGATAAGCCGTCTTGTGAAATACACCCTTTAGGAATTGGTGGTAAGGAAGATCCTGTACGTTTGGTATTTAATGGAAAAGCGGGCGACTCTTTAGTTGCTGCTTTAATGGATTTTGGAAACCGTTTTAGATTATTAATTAACAAAACGGTTGGAGAGGAAGTCACCGAAGCATTACCTAAATTACCAGTGGCACGGGTGATGTGGAAACCATTACCAGATTTTGAAACAGCATGTACAGCTTGGATTTTAGGAGGCGGCGCCCATCATACGTGTTACAGCGAAAATCTTTCAGTAGAACAATTAGAGGATTTTGCTGAAATGGCAGGCATTGAAGCCTTGGTAATTGATGAAGATACGACGGTTAGGAATTTTAAACAATCGATAAAGGCTAACGAAGCATACTACATGTTTTATTAG
- a CDS encoding L-ribulose-5-phosphate 4-epimerase, with product MNNKYKSLKEECYEANMQLNALNLVVYTFGNVSAVDRATGAFAIKPSGVAYEKLKPEDIVIVDFDNNIIEGTMRPSSDTKTHAYLYKHWEDIGGIAHTHATYSVAWAQAQMDIPIFGTTHADHLTADIPCAAPMRDDLIEGNYEHNTAIQIIDCFKDKGISHSEVEMVLLGNHGPFTWGKNAAKAVYNSKVLEVCAEMAYLTRQINPKAPRLKDSLIKKHYDRKHGANSYYGQ from the coding sequence ATGAATAACAAATATAAATCACTAAAGGAAGAATGCTATGAGGCAAATATGCAATTAAATGCATTAAACCTTGTCGTTTACACGTTTGGGAATGTAAGTGCAGTAGATAGAGCAACTGGTGCATTTGCCATTAAACCAAGTGGTGTGGCTTATGAAAAATTAAAACCGGAAGATATTGTTATTGTTGATTTCGACAACAATATTATTGAAGGCACAATGCGCCCTTCTTCAGATACCAAAACACATGCCTATTTATATAAACATTGGGAGGATATTGGAGGAATCGCACATACGCACGCTACATATTCTGTGGCTTGGGCTCAGGCTCAGATGGACATTCCTATTTTTGGAACCACACATGCCGATCATTTAACGGCTGATATTCCATGTGCAGCACCTATGCGTGACGATTTAATTGAAGGCAATTACGAACACAATACAGCTATCCAAATTATTGATTGCTTCAAGGATAAAGGCATTTCACACAGTGAAGTAGAAATGGTACTTTTAGGAAACCATGGGCCATTTACATGGGGAAAGAATGCAGCCAAAGCGGTTTATAATAGTAAAGTGCTTGAGGTTTGTGCTGAAATGGCTTACTTAACAAGACAAATAAACCCAAAGGCACCAAGATTAAAAGATTCATTAATTAAAAAACATTACGATCGTAAGCACGGTGCAAATTCATATTACGGTCAATAA
- a CDS encoding solute:sodium symporter family transporter translates to MGLISFGAFTLIVAIIAWWSTRKTDEKTSDGYFLGGRSLTGPVIAGSLLLTNLSTEQIVGMNGVSFRDGIPIMAYEVVAAIAMVFTAFVLLPKYLKSGIATIPQFLENRYGKSTKTIVSLLFLLGYAISMLPTVLYSGALAINTMFDIPEMLGMEPEPALWVTVWTIGVIGSLYAIFGGLKAVAVSDSINAVGLIIGGSLIPIFGLMKIGDGNVLTGLNRLTTALPEKFDIIGGPDSDVPFWTLFTGMIIVNFYYWGTNQAIIQRALGAKNLKEGQKGLLFAAFIKILGPFIVVLPGIIAFYIFNGDLANADEAYPMVVKAVLPVAFIGFFAAVLFGAILSSFNSALNSSVTLFGLDFYKSYIKKDATERQTVKAGKLFGIVLAIFSMAIAPLLYGVEGGIFTYLQQLNGTHSVPILAIVIVGIFSKRVSAKAANIAILFSAITYLVTLYVIKPDISFLHLMGILFVLTVMIMFIVSKFIPRETDYVQVYTKQVDITNWKYLKPVGFAAVIAVVGLYIYLS, encoded by the coding sequence ATGGGTCTAATTTCTTTTGGTGCTTTTACCTTAATTGTAGCGATCATCGCTTGGTGGTCAACCAGAAAAACGGATGAAAAAACTTCGGATGGTTATTTTCTTGGAGGCAGGAGCTTAACAGGACCTGTAATCGCTGGTTCATTATTACTAACTAATCTGTCAACTGAACAAATTGTTGGAATGAATGGCGTTTCATTTAGAGATGGTATTCCAATTATGGCTTATGAAGTAGTTGCTGCTATAGCCATGGTGTTTACTGCTTTTGTTTTGCTGCCTAAGTATCTTAAAAGTGGTATTGCTACTATTCCGCAATTTTTAGAAAATAGATACGGTAAATCAACCAAAACTATAGTTTCATTATTATTCCTTTTGGGTTACGCTATTTCTATGTTGCCAACGGTACTGTATTCAGGAGCGTTAGCTATAAATACCATGTTTGATATTCCTGAAATGTTAGGAATGGAGCCAGAACCTGCACTTTGGGTTACGGTTTGGACTATTGGTGTCATAGGGAGTTTATATGCCATTTTTGGAGGCTTGAAAGCGGTAGCGGTTTCAGATTCAATAAATGCTGTAGGTTTAATCATTGGAGGATCTCTTATTCCAATCTTTGGGCTTATGAAAATTGGAGACGGAAATGTACTCACTGGTCTAAACAGACTTACAACAGCATTGCCTGAAAAGTTTGATATTATTGGTGGTCCAGATTCGGATGTACCATTTTGGACCTTATTTACGGGAATGATAATCGTGAATTTTTATTATTGGGGAACAAACCAAGCCATTATTCAGAGAGCCCTTGGTGCTAAAAACCTTAAAGAAGGGCAAAAAGGACTTTTATTTGCAGCTTTTATTAAAATATTAGGACCATTTATTGTGGTATTACCAGGTATTATTGCTTTCTATATTTTTAATGGTGATTTGGCAAATGCAGATGAAGCGTACCCAATGGTTGTTAAAGCGGTTTTGCCAGTAGCCTTTATAGGATTTTTTGCAGCAGTATTGTTTGGGGCGATTTTGAGTTCTTTTAATAGTGCTTTAAATAGTTCGGTGACCCTATTTGGTCTCGATTTCTATAAGTCCTATATTAAAAAGGATGCAACAGAAAGACAAACCGTAAAAGCAGGTAAACTATTTGGAATCGTTCTTGCTATATTTTCAATGGCCATTGCGCCATTGTTATATGGTGTAGAAGGTGGTATTTTTACATATTTACAACAGTTAAATGGAACACATAGTGTACCGATTTTAGCTATTGTGATTGTGGGGATATTCTCTAAGCGTGTCTCTGCTAAAGCAGCGAATATAGCTATCTTATTTAGTGCTATTACCTATTTAGTAACCCTTTACGTGATAAAACCAGATATTAGTTTTTTACATCTTATGGGAATTCTGTTTGTTTTAACCGTAATGATTATGTTCATTGTCAGCAAATTTATTCCAAGGGAAACGGATTACGTTCAAGTATACACTAAGCAAGTAGATATTACAAATTGGAAATATTTGAAGCCTGTAGGTTTTGCAGCTGTTATTGCAGTAGTTGGGCTTTATATTTATCTATCTTAG
- a CDS encoding ribulokinase — protein sequence MNKTYVIGLDYGSDSVRAVLIDTQNGAELASEVFWYPRWKAQKYCNPGINQFRQHPLDHIEGLEHTITSVISQSGVTPETIVSICIDTTGSSPLPLTKDGTPLALVDDFKENPNALMVLWKDHTAVKEANEINDLARNWGGEDYTKYEGGIYSSEWFWAKILHVAREDKAVKEAAHTWMEHCDYMTYMLVDNQDLASFKRSRCAAGHKAMWHKSWNGLPAKTFLDQLDPYLAELRDHLYDETYTSDDIAGHLNQKWADKLGLTTKTVIAVGTFDAHAGAVGAKVDKNTLVRVMGTSTCDIMVADEDVIGNNCVKGICGQVDGSVIPGFIGLEAGQSAFGDVLAWFKSVLDWPIENLVMTSSILSEDQKEKLQKEIDANFIRTLTSQAEKITLEEAVPIALDWVNGRRTPDANQELKAAFTGVSLGTKAPHIFKALVNAICFGSKMIVDRFEDEGVKIDTIIGIGGVARKSPFIMQTLSNVVNMPIKVAESDQAPALGAAIYAAVAAGIYSNVVEASKVMGSDFEAEYFPQANQVKTYANFMEAYKVLGQFVEASIKSKTYE from the coding sequence ATGAATAAGACATATGTCATTGGTCTCGATTACGGATCAGATTCGGTAAGAGCAGTATTAATTGATACGCAAAACGGAGCCGAATTGGCCTCAGAGGTGTTTTGGTATCCACGTTGGAAAGCGCAAAAATATTGTAACCCAGGAATCAATCAATTTAGACAACATCCATTAGATCACATCGAAGGATTAGAACACACCATAACATCCGTAATTTCCCAAAGTGGGGTAACACCAGAAACCATTGTAAGCATTTGTATTGATACTACGGGATCTTCACCTTTACCATTAACAAAAGATGGAACACCACTAGCTTTAGTAGATGACTTCAAGGAAAATCCAAACGCATTAATGGTGCTTTGGAAGGACCATACAGCGGTCAAAGAAGCTAATGAAATTAATGATTTGGCAAGAAATTGGGGTGGAGAAGATTACACAAAATATGAAGGTGGAATTTATTCTTCAGAATGGTTTTGGGCAAAAATCTTGCACGTAGCCAGAGAAGATAAAGCAGTAAAAGAAGCGGCACATACGTGGATGGAACACTGTGATTATATGACGTATATGTTGGTGGACAATCAAGATCTCGCATCCTTCAAACGCAGTCGTTGTGCAGCAGGACACAAAGCTATGTGGCACAAAAGCTGGAATGGGTTGCCTGCTAAAACATTTTTGGATCAACTAGATCCTTATTTAGCAGAGTTAAGAGATCATTTATACGATGAAACCTATACGTCTGATGACATTGCAGGGCACTTAAACCAAAAATGGGCAGATAAGCTAGGGTTAACCACAAAAACAGTCATTGCAGTTGGCACATTTGATGCACATGCTGGTGCTGTTGGTGCTAAAGTAGATAAGAACACTTTAGTACGTGTTATGGGAACATCAACCTGTGATATTATGGTCGCAGACGAAGACGTAATTGGTAACAATTGTGTTAAGGGTATTTGCGGACAAGTAGATGGATCGGTAATTCCTGGGTTTATTGGTTTAGAAGCTGGTCAATCAGCTTTTGGTGATGTCTTAGCGTGGTTTAAAAGCGTTTTAGACTGGCCAATTGAAAACTTAGTAATGACTTCTTCAATACTTTCTGAAGATCAAAAAGAAAAACTTCAAAAGGAAATTGATGCTAATTTTATTCGAACTTTAACAAGTCAAGCTGAAAAAATCACGTTAGAAGAAGCCGTGCCAATCGCTTTAGATTGGGTAAATGGCCGCAGGACACCAGATGCAAATCAAGAATTAAAAGCAGCATTTACAGGTGTTTCATTAGGTACAAAAGCACCACATATTTTTAAAGCATTGGTTAATGCCATTTGTTTTGGGTCTAAAATGATTGTAGATCGTTTTGAAGACGAAGGTGTGAAAATTGATACCATAATCGGTATTGGTGGCGTAGCGCGTAAATCACCATTTATTATGCAAACGCTATCAAATGTTGTGAATATGCCCATAAAAGTAGCGGAGTCTGACCAAGCACCAGCTTTAGGAGCAGCGATCTACGCAGCTGTTGCAGCAGGTATTTATAGTAATGTTGTTGAGGCAAGTAAAGTCATGGGAAGCGATTTTGAAGCAGAGTATTTCCCTCAGGCGAATCAAGTTAAAACATATGCAAACTTCATGGAAGCTTATAAAGTTCTAGGGCAGTTTGTGGAAGCATCAATAAAATCAAAAACATATGAATAA